A window of Cucurbita pepo subsp. pepo cultivar mu-cu-16 chromosome LG06, ASM280686v2, whole genome shotgun sequence contains these coding sequences:
- the LOC111796928 gene encoding uncharacterized protein LOC111796928, translated as MRALLTLIPSSSNPPPPCLSSLHFSPPLSSSFLFSFRPNKRFHFLKPCSSLKQSKKPTLQKSPTTAPQSFKWLFSPKSDEDDDGDVDEGSKGAEGDQAALEDDTAVKGTLLAGVLLVGVIGGFAFAGYVYRDPINAFLNQFSTFIDGYGPAGYALFVAVYAGLEILAIPAIPLTMSAGLLFGSLIGTVIVSISGTVAASVAFLIARYFARERILKLVEGNKKFAAIDKAIGENGFKVVTLLRLSPLLPFSLGNYLYGLTSVKFVPYVLGSWLGMLPGTWAYVSAGAFGRAIIQEESEVGLLGGGNGQLWTLGLGLLATALAAAYVTRLAKDAMKDIE; from the exons ATGCGCGCCCTTCTGACCTTAATACCGTCGTCGTCAAACCCTCCACCGCCatgtctttcttctctccatttCTCTCCTCCTCTTTCCTCCTCTTTCCTCTTCAGCTTCAGACCTAACAAACGCTTCCATTTCCTCAAGCCGTGTTCCTCTCTCAAGCAATCCAAGAAGCCTACTCTTCAGAAATCACCCACTACTGCCCCTCAGAGCTTCAAGTGGCTCTTTAGCCCCAAATCCGACGAGGATGACGACGGCGACGTCGATGAAGGGAGTAAGGGCGCGGAGGGAGATCAGGCGGCTTTGGAAGATGATACTGCGGTTAAGGGTACTCTTTTGGCCGGTGTGTTGCTTGTTGGGGTTATCGGTGGATTTGCGTTTGCTGGATATGTTTACAGGGACCCGATTAATGCGTTTTTGAATCAATTCTCGACGTTTATTGATg GATATGGTCCAGCAGGATATGCTTTATTTGTAGCAGTGTATGCAGGATTGGAG ATTCTTGCAATTCCAGCCATTCCATTAACAATGTCAGCTGGGCTACTCTTTGGCTCTTTGATCGGGACGGTTATAGTTTCGATCAGTGGAACG GTTGCTGCTAGTGTTGCGTTTTTGATTGCTCGGTATTTTGCTCGTGAGCGAATTCTTAAGCTCgtagaaggaaacaaaaaatttgctGCCATTGATAAAGCTATTGGAGAAAATGGTTTCAAAGTAGTCACTCTCCTACGTTTGAGCCCTttgcttccattttctcttggaaattatttatatggACTCACATCTGTCAAATTTGTCCCCTATGTGTTGGGAAG CTGGCTTGGGATGCTTCCGGGAACGTGGGCTTATGTGAGTGCGGGTGCCTTTGGACGTGCAATTATC CAAGAAGAATCTGAAGTTGGTTTGCTTGGAGGGGGAAATGGTCAGCTGTGGACTTTAGGACTTGGATTGTTGGCGACAGCATTGGCTGCTGCATACGTTACACGATTAGCCAAG GATGCTATGAAGGATATTGAATAG
- the LOC111796793 gene encoding HIV Tat-specific factor 1 homolog → MAEEVVVATGVASPEPLDHKRKLADLDSEPIDEAPTENNGEESTAPDSSDVATDDESEAKRLRLDGESEENVSENGYQEKKPEELAKEDGNQSSQEEQPASLEEVPEKEEAEQLTSEPHEAGDAQDSAAEISQEDKTQELSKEESQPPEVEAALPLQENASNAEQDQPSSGAETTTYRMEVPNSKV, encoded by the exons ATGGCCGAAGAAGTTGTTGTAGCTACCGGAGTGGCGAGCCCCGAGCCCTTGGATCACAAGCGGAAGCTTGCAGATTTGGACAGTGAACCCATTGATGAAGCCCCCACGGAGAATAATGGCGAGGAGTCTACTGCTCCTGACAGCTCCGACGTTGCCACTGATGACGAATCCGAGGCCAAGCGTCTTCGGCTCGACGGGGAGTCCGAGgaaaatg TTAGTGAGAACGGGTATCAAGAAAAGAAGCCAGAAGAGCTGGCTAAGGAAGATGGTAATCAATCATCTCAAGAGGAACAACCTGCTTCATTGGAGGAGGTACCTGAAAAAGAGGAAGCTGAGCAACTCACCTCAGAGCCTCATGAAGCAGGTGATGCTCAGGATTCTGCTGCTGAAATCTCTCAGGAGGACAAAACTCAAGAACTCTCCAAGGAAGAAAGTCAACCTCCAGAAGTGGAGGCTGCACTGCCACTGCAGGAGAATGCTTCGAATGCTGAGCAAGATCAACCTTCATCTGGGGCCGAAACAACAACATACAGAATGGAAGTTCCTAACAGTAAGGTGTGA
- the LOC111796794 gene encoding far upstream element-binding protein 1-like codes for MVHEISENGYQEKKPEELAKEDGNQSSQEEQPASLEEVPEKEEAEQLTSEPHEAGDAQDSAAEISQEDKTQELSKEESQPPEVEAALPLQENASNAEQDQPSSGAETTTYRMEVPNSKVGVLIGKAGDTIRYLQYNSGAKIQIMRDAEVDPNCITRPVELIGTSENIKKAEELINAVIAEADAGGSPSLIAKGLTSSHSIATAEQIQLQVPNEKVGLIIGKGGETIKSLQTRSGARIQLIPQNLPEGDVSKEKTIRVTGDRKQIEIATNMIKEVMSQTVRPSPHSTGFNQQAYRPRGPGGPTQWGQRGPHPSHPPAYDYPHRGPYPSHNTQYQHPAYGNYPQQMGGPRSSYSSGWEQRAPRSMQGPPPPSSGGYDYYGGRSHVSDAPPSHFPGAMPAHAPGPSPAPALGPPQTQSSYNYSQQQSQGYGHAAPFSQAAPHQSYGHGYEQKYDHHAPVQNPYGGHGNAQQLYPQAGAQQAYPGQQQYDNKPPSYGVPAQGPPPQSYGAPRVGQPAEPYQGGSAPASYGQNMQPQQTYPYPTGGSTQQYPSYGTVPNTDGYNQVPAASAAASYSQQGAQAGYGQPGVQQPSAYGQQVAPAAAYAQYPTSQQGYPEQAAGYATYQAPQDPTAYSAATTAASAAYTAPASGQPGYTQQAVSQPNYDQSIPQSGGYGTVPSSAPVGYGKSV; via the exons ATGGTTCATGAAA TTAGTGAGAACGGGTATCAAGAAAAGAAGCCAGAAGAGCTGGCTAAGGAAGATGGTAATCAATCATCTCAAGAGGAACAACCTGCTTCATTGGAGGAGGTACCTGAAAAAGAGGAAGCTGAGCAACTCACCTCAGAGCCTCATGAAGCAGGTGATGCTCAGGATTCTGCTGCTGAAATCTCTCAGGAGGACAAAACTCAAGAACTCTCCAAGGAAGAAAGTCAACCTCCAGAAGTGGAGGCTGCACTGCCACTGCAGGAGAATGCTTCGAATGCTGAGCAAGATCAACCTTCATCTGGGGCCGAAACAACAACATACAGAATGGAAGTTCCTAACAGTAAG GTAGGTGTTCTCATTGGCAAGGCTGGTGATACAATTAGATACTTGCAGTACAATTCTGGTGCGAAGATTCAAATCATGAGGGATGCAGAAGTTGATCCCAATTGTATAACTAGACCTGTAGAATTAATTGGAACTTcggaaaatataaagaaggCAGAGGAGTTGATTAATGCTGTGATTGCAGAg GCTGATGCAGGTGGATCTCCATCCCTTATAGCCAAAGGCCTTACTTCATCGCATTCTATAGCAACTGCTGAACAGATTCAGTTACAAGTTCCGAATGAAAAG GTTGGTTTAATTATAGGAAAAGGTGGGGAGACTATTAAAAGTCTGCAGACCAGATCTGGGGCACGTATACAG TTGATACCCCAAAATCTTCCAGAAGGAGATGTGTCCAAGGAAAAGACTATTAGAGTAACTGGTGATAGGAAGCAGATTGAAATTGCTACAAACATGATAAAGGAAGTTATGAGTCAG ACTGTGAGGCCTTCTCCACACTCCACTGGTTTTAACCAACAGGCTTACCGGCCCCGTGGACCTGGTGGCCCGACTCAATGGGGTCAACGGGGTCCTCATCCTTCACATCCTCCAGCATATGATTATCCACACAGAGGACCTTATCCATCTCATAATACCCAGTATCAGCATCCTGCATATGGAAACTATCCTCAGCAAATGGGTGGCCCTCGAAGCAGCTACAGCTCTGGTTGGGAGCAAAGGGCACCCCGCAGCATGCAGGGGCCACCGCCGCCAAGTTCAGGTGGTTACGACTACTATGGTGGAAGAAGCCACGTTTCAGATGCGCCACCTTCTCATTTTCCTGGTGCTATGCCGGCACATGCTCCTGGCCCTTCTCCTGCCCCGGCTCTCGGTCCACCACAAACTCAGTCCAGTTACAACTATAGCCAGCAGCAAAGTCAAGGTTATGGACATGCTGCGCCTTTTTCTCAGGCAGCTCCACATCAGAGCTACGGTCATGGATATGAACAGAAATACGACCATCATGCTCCTGTGCAGAATCCATACGGTGGACACGGGAACGCTCAACAACTTTATCCGCAGGCTGGTGCACAACAGGCTTACCCTGGACAACAACAGTATGATAATAAGCCTCCATCATATGGTGTTCCAGCCCAAGGACCACCTCCCCAGTCTTATGGCGCTCCGAGGGTTGGTCAGCCCGCAGAGCCTTATCAAGGTGGCTCTGCCCCAGCTTCATATGGACAAAATATGCAACCTCAACAGACATATCCCTACCCAACTGGTGGTTCGACCCAGCAGTATCCTTCCTATGGCACCGTACCAAACACGGATGGTTACAATCAGGTGCCTGCTGCTTCGGCTGCTGCCAGTTACTCACAGCAGGGTGCCCAAGCAGGTTATGGTCAACCTGGTGTGCAGCAACCGTCTGCCTACGGCCAACAAGTAGCTCCTGCTGCAGCATACGCGCAGTATCCGACCTCCCAGCAGGGTTATCCAGAGCAGGCTGCTGGATATGCGACATACCAAGCGCCACAAGATCCCACAGCTTATAGTGCTGCCACAACAGCTGCTTCAGCAGCTTATACTGCTCCAGCCAGTGGGCAGCCCGGTTATACTCAACAGGCCGTGAGTCAGCCAAACTACGATCAGTCAATTCCACAATCGGGCGGGTATGGAACCGTGCCTTCAAGTGCTCCGGTAGGCTATGGGAAGAGTGTGTGA
- the LOC111796934 gene encoding 40S ribosomal protein S9-2-like — MVHVSFYRNYGKTFKKPRRPYEKERLDAELKLVGEYGLRCKRELWRVQYALSRIRNNARMLLTLDEKNPRRIFEGEALLRRMNRYGLLDESQNKLDYVLALTVENFLERRLQTLVFKSGMAKSIHHARVLIRQKHIRVGRQVVNIPSFMVRVDSQKHIDFSLTSPFGGGRPGRVKRKNQKAAAKKAAGGDGDEEDED; from the exons ATGGTGCACGTCTCCTTCTATAGGAACT ATGGGAAGACATTCAAGAAACCCCGACGTCCTTACGAGAAGGAGCGTCTGGATGCAGAGTTGAAATTGGTTGGAGAATATGGGCTTCGTTGTAAGAGGGAGTTATGGAGGGTTCAATATGCATTGAGCCGAATCCGAAACAATGCTCGTATGCTCTTAACACTTGATGAAAAGAACCCGCGTAGGATTTTTGAGGGAGAGGCTCTTCTTAGGAGGATGAACAGGTATGGTCTTTTGGATGAGAGTCAGAACAAGCTCGATTATGTCTTGGCCCTTACTGTGGAGAATTTCCTTGAGCGTCGTCTCCAAACTCTCGTGTTCAAGTCTGGTATGGCTAAGTCTATCCATCATGCTAGAGTGCTCATCAGGCAGAAGCATATAAG GGTTGGAAGGCAGGTGGTCAACATCCCTTCTTTCATGGTGCGGGTCGATTCCCAGAAGCACATAGACTTCTCACTCACGAGTCCGTTTGGAGGTGGCCGTCCTGGAAGGGTGAAGCGAAAGAACCAGAAGGCAGCTGCAAAGAAGGCTGCTGGAGGCGACGGTGATGAAGAAGACGAGGATTGA